The window CTTCGACCCGCACACGACGTACGGGATGGTCAGCGCCTACGAGTCGGTGCTCATGGCGCAGCGGCTGCCGTACGGCGAGGTCGCGCGGATGGTGCTGATGGGGACGGCCGAGCGGATCTCCGCGCGACGGGCCCACGACGTCGGGCTGGTCTCGCAGCTCACCGCGGAGGGCGAGGCCCTGGCGGAGGCGGTGCGCTGTGCCGCCGTCATCGCCTCGCACCCGCCCGAGGGGGTGCAGGGGACCGTGCGGGCGCTGTGGGCGGCCGAGGAGGCGGCGCGTGCGCAGGCGTTCGCGCAGGCGCCGCATCTGATCGCACTGGGCAACCTGCCGGCCGAGCGGCAGGCCGAGCTGTTCGCCGCCCGCCGGGTCGGGTTCGAGGTGCGTTAGGAGCTGACGTCCGCCTCCGGTTCCGCCTCGCAGTGGTCGACCTTCAGCCGGAGGCGGTCGCCGACCGGCACCCGGGTGGTCGCCGTGCCCCTCGCGGGCACCTCGACGGTGTAGGAGGAGTTGTTCAGGATCTGGGTGCCCCGGTCGTCGTAGAAGAGGACCCGGGCCTGGAACTCGGCCTCGCGGCCGTTCGGGTTCGAGATCTCGACCGTGGCGTACGGCTTCTTCGCGGTCGCGCAGGCGACCAGCTTCGCCGTCCCGTCCTTCAGCGCCCTGCCGCTCGTCGCGGAGGAGGTGGCGGTGGCCCGGTGGGTGGGGCGCCGGCCGTAGTACCTCCCGCCGGTGCCTCCGGTCGTCCCCGAGCCACCCGTCGCGCTGCTGCCGCCGGTCGTACCGCCGCTGCCGTAGTAGCCGTCGTCCGAGTCGTCGTCGTACGTCCCGCCGCCCGAGGTGGACGAGGACGAGCTGTCGTGGTCCTGGTGGGAGCTGCTGCAACCGCCCCCGCCGCCTCCGTGGCGGCCGTGGTGGCCCCGCGAGAATCCGCTGAGGCTGAGGACCACGAGGGTCAGTACGGCCGTGTACCTGAGCGCGCGCGCCCGAGTTTGCAGGTGCATGCCATCACCATAGCCAGCGGCGGCCGGCCGTGTACCGCCTGGCGGGGAACGGTCACCGGAGGTAGCGTCGGCCCTGGGACGGCCGCCGTCCGGAGCCCTTCCGTGCAACCGGTACGACGGCCGTCACGCTCGCCTCAGCC of the Streptomyces sp. 1222.5 genome contains:
- a CDS encoding enoyl-CoA hydratase/isomerase family protein; this encodes MNTVRLDIDEDTAVAVVTLDRPARLNAVDLEMVAELTHVWRKLRFDDSVRAVVLTGSGERAFCTGIDRDAVVPQPSSPYMQDDPLLGLGPKANGLWKPVVAAVRGMACGGAFYLLGESEFVVADTTATFFDPHTTYGMVSAYESVLMAQRLPYGEVARMVLMGTAERISARRAHDVGLVSQLTAEGEALAEAVRCAAVIASHPPEGVQGTVRALWAAEEAARAQAFAQAPHLIALGNLPAERQAELFAARRVGFEVR